ataacttgaGGCTCGTTTAATTACATAAGCACAATTCCATTAGTTGAAGCATGGTACATGGGATGTCATTTCCATTAGACTAGTATGACTCATTAAACTTGCACAAAATGACTTAGCAACAAGACAAAATTAAACTTACATAATGAAAGATAAAATATAACGGGTAAGTAATCAAACAGGTTTCTTCTAAGGAATGAAAATAGACATCAAGACATGGCCGTCCATTTGCAAACAAGGAAGTTCTAATTTGTATTTCAAAAACgaaaatgaataaattttaagacttttgaattttttttcttacatttGATGGGTCTAACACTAAAATTGACACATGAAGCTTAAAATTTACAAAACGACACGAAGCTACAAATTCATAATCACACACATTATATTGTACATCATCACAAACTGTAGATGCTTTATGGCGTATTGTTAAATTAGGctagacttattgtgaatgccagcatattaacgggggaacacaagtgcacacacttcataagccaaggagatatataccatcccaaaaccatatggcaatgggaagaaggtctctaatagcttataaagcgtgcgcACCATTTTCaattatcgatgtgggataactcatcccttACCAATTAAGTATAGAAAAGTTTTTTCCTAGACTAAGATAGTCCCCTTTTCTAAGTAGTCATACTTGAAGTAACCAATTGACCATATCTTCTTCAATTGTCTTAAGATACTTCATTACAAGATTCAAGatccaaatacaaataaaaatatcatctaAGCACAATGATTTGACCAAGTTGGGATGATGCTTAGAATCAACCACAAGCGTATGCTATGTGTTCTTGGTCTTGAAGCACATAGCATGAAGGAAGTGTTTGCTTGAGATGGACATGATGttggagaattttttttttttattattacagTGTAGGCTGAGATAAGGAAAAGATAAGGTGAGAATTAAACTCATAATCATTCTTAAAAAGTGTTACTTCTCTCTAGTAGCGGATCTAGATATTACATTAAGTGGGTTTAAAAGTTGGAGTcaaagttaataataaagtcTATGTTATGTAACATAAAATTATTGTCATTAGTAATGCGCACTACTTAATTTGTCAATTTATGTACTGCTAccacaaataaatatatatgattCATATATGAAACTTTGaaacataaattaattattatttgactaattaaaactttaaattttggccattttttttagaaaaatagtaaTTTGTATTTGCCCACAAAACATAATCTATCCAATACAAAAAAGTTATAGCTTATGACgcactaataaaattaattgataaatatcattataattGTATACTACTTTcaattttagatattttttttaataatttatttgtcGATTGGTACAATAATACAATAATCTTAGTTTTAACTTTTATCATGCCTTAACAAATATACTCAAATTTTCAATGGTCCAAAGAATCAAATGGGGTCAAATAGCCCCATAACCTACTATGTACATTCGCCCCTGCTTCTCTCCAACTAACACAATACCAAGTTTTTAGAGTAGAGTGCGTTTAAAAAAGCTTTTATACACTTGGTGATATTTGGCAACCATAAGTGATACTAAAATAAGGCCCAATTGATACAACATTTATTATCATCTATTTAACAAAATACTAATTTATTTTACaataagtcttgtatgagattatCTCATTATGAGACGGATCCATACAAACAGCCtaaaattaaacttatataACAGTTAtctaaataaaaacaattttttcattaaattttaagaaactAAAAATTCGGCTAATTCATATTAAGCCGTCTTACGGTGAGACAGTCTTATGAAAAAATTtgtctttttattaaaaaatgagTTGATTCTTATTTCCTctaatattttccttttttgttcACACTCTTTTACAATTACACTCTTTTAAGAGATCAAAATATGAACTGTTCGTATTGTATGAAatcgtctcacggtgaaacgacctcaaaacaagaagcttataagttaaaagttttaattattagattatttaatTCAAGTATAAGGCAtatctcattatgagaccgtttgatacaagaatttgtgaaatattgaataatgtaTAGTAAATATAGTAAAAcaaatacaataatgaaacaataataCACAAAAAATACCAATTAACCATTGTTTTTATAAAAGTTATcgaactaaaatttaatttaaattactaAGAAAGAAGCGATGAAACCAATAGTCTATCAATTTAGCTTGAAAGCAATATTGTAGTAACGTCAACTTTTTAATGGACTTTTTCTTAACATCGATTATAAGTTCGGCCGGTTTGTccaaactttttaatttttcttaaattaaatacataataaaattgAGAATATCATCTATTATTCATATTTTGATCCCTTGAAATTCAAATGATAGaggaacttaaaaaaaaaattaattctttaGGGTAAACTAAAaggaagtaaaaaaaattaaaaaatagttattCTTCGgtgttaaattaaattataatttataaaaataaaaaatgactctATTAGTAGTTTTTAGTTTGTTCTTCATCCTTTAAAATATTGTACTTTAATTTCTTAGTTTAATCTAGTAATAATTTGTAATCAAATTGTAGTCATATTCATCATTTCACTTGTAGTAATTTATAATAGTTATTTAATTATTGGtttgaagaaaaagaaagggCATTTTGATGAACATTTTTAATTTCAAGAAAATAAGTAGCAAAAGAAGTATTTGACTTGACTTTTGAATGATTCTTTTTATTTCTAgcttttcattattaaaatgtTATAGTATTTTGACTTGTTATGAATATATTCTCTACATGTTTCATGCTTAAATCTTATAGTTGTCATCTTTTCTATCTTCTAATTAGTTTACTTCTTTCTTTAGTTAGTTTAATCATGTTTAAGTTCAATATGTGTATTTTCATGAATAGTAATGGTGAATGGTTAGTTCTCTAACTAGGACTAAGGGCTTTTGCATTCACTAATCATGTTAGATGTCCAGTTATAATTAGaccataaaataaaacttaatgaTTTATGATTAAAAGCAAGAGTTCTCTTAGAAATTCATGGAAGGAAGACTGAGTCATGATATTGAGTTCTCTTTTGAGAGAGACTAACATCATACAAATACTTATAGCTCCTTGTGGAGACAATCCTATACTTGTCGCTAATACTAGATATTAGTTGGAGAATATGGTGATTTAATAATGTGTTTGATAAAGTTACATAGAAAACTATCTAGGAAACTCTTATCAAATTGGAGTTTTTTCACAGAGCAATGTATGCTAATTTGCATTCGTCTAAAGATTTGtccatattttgattattttcttgTTAAGTTGTTGTTTGATTGTTATTGATAATCCTTTTCtagtttttgtttgatttctttGCAAGAGCATTCACTACCTATTCTACCATTTACTCCATCAAGTAGTGGGACCTCAATATGGCCAATCCACCCTTGTTTGGACAATTTAGTTCACCCAGTGAATATAAATCATGCCATGGGATCAGACTTCCCACGACCAACACCTAACACCAAATCCACCCACATCTGCCCAAAatggaattttatttgatgGGTTGGATGAGGAATATTCGGCCCATATATAAAGCATTTGACGGGAAATCTCGACTTTGCCAAGATATACCTCTTTAATAGCACATTAATCTTTAAAGCTAAAAAATTGTATGAAGTTATAGAATCCAAGAATGTAGGGAAGTCATTGCCACATTCACCCATGACCCAAGAGAGATAAGGGAATTTAGGAGATGCATGAAATTGATTCAAGAAAATGTTGAGAGTCTGTCCTTACCATTTGTGTGGGAACACGAACCATTTGAATGCCTTTTTCTGCAATGGTAAGTATTAGCCAACAAATTCATGGCCTTTTTAATTCTAATGTAGGTGGTCATTGATCGATTGTCAACTACTAATTTCTTTAATCAAATATGAATCAGGATTATGTTAGTTAGGATAGTAGTGGGAGAAGAGATCATATCCATTGTCAGTGCTTATGGGCCCCAAGTTGGGCTCGACGAGTAGGTGAAGCGCGAGTTTTGGGATAACCTAAGAGACCTTATAAAAACCATCCCGGAAGACGAGAAAGTTTTCTTAGGAGGCGACTTTAACGGACATATAGGCAGAGATGCAGACAACTACAACTCGGTACATAAAGGGTTTGGTTTGGGGGCAAGGAATAAGAGTGGGGAGAATTTGCTGGAGTTTGCGCTAGCCAAAAAGTTGGTTATAGCAAACTTGTTCTTTAGGAAGAAAGATGAGCATTTGATAACATATAAGAGCATCAGGCATGCAACCCAAGTTGACTATTTCTTAGTGCGCAAGGGAGATCAGGCCTCATGGCACTGGTTTTtaggatgaggaagaaaatcgTAGAGAAGAAGATCGAGTTCAGGGGAAAGATCAAGCAAGATAAGTTCGTTAGGCTTCCCAATTCAATCTGAGGATGCGAATGAAATGTGGGTGAATATGGCAAAAACCATTtgaaaagtggcaaaagagaccttgggtgtaacacccctgaggtaacttaacttaggcacacttctcactagcataactATTCTACCAATGAGTAGATATTccatcaatgagtaaatattctatcaatgagtaaacattctatcaatgagtaaacattctatcaatgtgtaagctttctatcaatgaatgaaccttctatcattaaataactttcgatcaatgaataaactttctatcactgaataactt
This Amaranthus tricolor cultivar Red isolate AtriRed21 chromosome 13, ASM2621246v1, whole genome shotgun sequence DNA region includes the following protein-coding sequences:
- the LOC130798805 gene encoding uncharacterized protein LOC130798805, whose amino-acid sequence is MKLIQENVESLSLPFVWEHEPFECLFLQWIMLVRIVVGEEIISIVSAYGPQVGLDEDADNYNSVHKGFGLGARNKSGENLLEFALAKKLVIANLFFRKKDEHLITYKSIRHATQVDYFLVRKGDQASWHWFLG